The uncultured Desulfuromonas sp. genome has a segment encoding these proteins:
- a CDS encoding efflux RND transporter periplasmic adaptor subunit: MKKRAVFTLICTLFALSSMTSLMAVAAPQGGGDTKPVVGTMQVGQRDANIPERYIGHVEAVESIDLKARVDGYLEQVNFSEGSRVKKGQLLYVIEQGPYRAQVAAAQAGVAAAEADLFKASTKLKRLRSADAGSIPQTDLDDATADFKLAEAGVLETKARLQLAEIDLGYTTIASPMDGRIGKSFFKSGDLISPSSGSLAEVVSIDPVRVLFSVNERQGEILRQAARDAAGKGDAKLMIRIFTADGIAYPHAGRVEFMDNKMDSSTGTIAIWAQFPNSDGNLVPGEYVDVALKPAEPRMTLTIPQAALQRDKDGAFVFVVDKNSKIEKRQIRSGATIGKQIFVTSGLERGEQVVFEGIQKVVPGAEVTVQLKEDKDI; this comes from the coding sequence ATGAAAAAACGAGCAGTATTTACCCTGATCTGCACTTTGTTTGCTTTGTCTTCCATGACGTCGCTCATGGCTGTTGCCGCGCCACAGGGAGGCGGCGACACCAAACCGGTCGTCGGAACCATGCAGGTGGGACAACGTGACGCAAACATTCCGGAAAGATATATCGGCCATGTGGAGGCCGTGGAATCAATTGACCTCAAAGCCCGCGTCGACGGTTATCTGGAGCAGGTTAATTTCTCCGAAGGTTCGCGGGTTAAAAAAGGGCAGCTGTTGTATGTCATCGAGCAGGGACCGTACCGGGCGCAAGTTGCAGCGGCTCAGGCCGGTGTCGCAGCAGCTGAAGCGGATTTGTTCAAGGCGAGCACCAAACTCAAACGGCTGCGCTCCGCCGATGCCGGGAGTATCCCCCAGACCGACCTGGATGACGCGACGGCGGATTTTAAGTTGGCCGAGGCCGGGGTCTTGGAAACAAAAGCGCGTTTGCAGCTTGCTGAAATAGATTTGGGCTACACGACGATCGCATCCCCCATGGACGGTCGCATCGGCAAGAGTTTCTTTAAGAGTGGTGATCTGATCAGCCCTTCTTCCGGCTCCCTGGCGGAGGTGGTGAGTATCGATCCGGTGCGTGTGCTGTTCTCGGTCAATGAACGCCAGGGGGAGATTCTCCGTCAGGCGGCCCGGGATGCGGCCGGTAAGGGGGATGCCAAACTGATGATCCGCATTTTTACCGCTGATGGCATCGCGTATCCGCATGCCGGGAGGGTTGAGTTTATGGACAACAAGATGGATTCCTCGACCGGTACGATCGCGATCTGGGCACAGTTTCCAAATTCTGACGGAAATCTGGTTCCCGGAGAGTATGTGGATGTCGCCCTTAAACCGGCCGAGCCGCGCATGACACTGACGATTCCGCAAGCGGCGCTGCAGAGGGACAAAGATGGAGCCTTTGTGTTTGTTGTGGATAAAAATTCCAAAATTGAGAAACGTCAGATTCGCAGCGGCGCGACCATCGGTAAGCAGATCTTTGTTACTTCCGGTTTGGAACGTGGTGAGCAGGTGGTTTTCGAGGGCATTCAGAAAGTGGTCCCTGGCGCCGAGGTGACGGTCCAGCTCAAGGAAGATAAGGATATTTAG
- a CDS encoding multidrug efflux RND transporter permease subunit: MFSKLFIERPRLAVVIAIVITLAGAIAMLSLPVAEYPSITPPIIRVSAVYPGASAQVVKDTIAAPIEQEMNGVEDMLYMNSTCTNAGSYALEVTFDVDSDPDIDQVNVQNRLQLAESQLPSEVIEQGIEVRRRSSDMLGVVSFTSPRGTRDRLFLSNYVSRTIKDTLQRVDGVSDVYVFGEYEYSMRIWMDPDKLTALRMSPTEVIDAIRQQNIQATLGSVGTAPGMKGQQVQYTLNAKGRLDSVEEFENIIIRTNSQGGVVRVKDIADVELGSKSYDAGGNLDNSEAINMALYRSSAANAIDTMDQVREVLKAQESTMPEDVAYVIPYDTTNYVKEAIKEISFTLLLTFGLVVLVIFVFLQNIRATLVPAAAIPVSIVGTFGALLALGLNINTISLFALILAIGLVVDDAIVVVENVYRIMEEEGLEPKPATIKAMSQVTGPIIATTLVLLAIFVPVAFMPGITGLLYKQFGVTLCVSVLISSLCALTLSPAMCSVILKRAQPHKRGPLAWFNNYLDFSRNTYISLVAWLIRKATVGVVLFLLIAAGAWYLAERTPTSFLPQEDKGGFLVDVQLPEGATLERTTEVTSEATRRLLEMEGVERVLAIDGFSLLSGKAENVGFVIADLDPWDKRTRSDLQLNAMVQKVSAELNSISTASIRAFVPPPIQGLGVTGGFDFRLQALEDQPPQELAAVAMGLVGAANQHPMLSMVYTTYSADTPQLWLNLKRTRMEELGVSAAKLFSTLNQHLGSQYVNDFNLYGRTYQVKVRAKENFRKNQEDVKDLYVTSVDGKEVPVENLLDISTILGAKSVNRYNQFTSLTINGQAAPGYSSEQAMEAMAQLAKEHLPPGYAFEWSTMSFQEQTASGTVGYLFALALIFAYLFLVAQYESWNLPLSIVLSVIVATCGAFVGLMITGLPMSIYAQIGMVLLVGLAAKNAILIVEFARDRKEEGIRTRDAAIEGAKLRFRAVLMTALTFILGVAPLVWAMGAGSESRRHIGVVVFSGMIAASTIALFIIPVLYYLFQSLRDKSSAWKQRRRERLANRSL, encoded by the coding sequence ATGTTTTCTAAGCTGTTTATAGAACGTCCGCGTCTGGCGGTGGTTATCGCCATCGTTATCACCCTTGCCGGCGCGATTGCCATGCTGTCGCTACCGGTGGCCGAATATCCCTCCATCACCCCGCCGATTATCCGTGTGAGCGCGGTTTATCCGGGGGCAAGTGCTCAGGTGGTCAAGGACACCATTGCCGCGCCCATTGAGCAGGAAATGAATGGGGTTGAGGACATGCTTTACATGAACTCAACCTGCACCAATGCCGGCAGTTACGCCCTCGAAGTAACCTTTGATGTGGATTCAGATCCCGATATCGACCAGGTCAATGTGCAGAACCGCCTCCAGTTAGCGGAATCACAACTGCCGTCGGAGGTCATTGAACAGGGGATCGAAGTGCGACGTCGTTCCTCGGATATGCTCGGCGTCGTCAGTTTTACCTCTCCCAGGGGAACGCGCGACCGTCTCTTTCTAAGCAACTATGTCAGTCGCACCATTAAGGATACGCTACAGCGCGTCGATGGCGTAAGTGACGTGTATGTGTTCGGCGAGTATGAATACAGTATGCGTATCTGGATGGACCCGGATAAGTTAACCGCTTTGAGGATGAGCCCGACAGAGGTTATTGACGCAATTCGCCAGCAGAACATCCAGGCCACTTTGGGATCGGTCGGCACGGCGCCCGGTATGAAGGGGCAGCAGGTGCAGTATACCCTCAATGCCAAAGGACGTCTGGATTCGGTTGAAGAGTTTGAAAATATCATTATTCGTACTAATTCACAGGGGGGCGTGGTACGGGTTAAAGATATTGCTGATGTCGAGCTGGGCAGTAAAAGCTATGACGCCGGCGGTAACCTGGATAACTCCGAAGCGATCAATATGGCGCTGTACCGCTCCTCTGCCGCCAACGCGATCGATACCATGGACCAGGTCAGGGAAGTCCTCAAAGCACAAGAGTCCACCATGCCGGAGGATGTCGCTTATGTCATCCCCTACGACACCACCAACTATGTAAAGGAGGCGATCAAGGAGATCTCCTTCACCCTGCTGCTGACTTTCGGACTGGTTGTGCTGGTTATCTTCGTATTTCTGCAGAATATTCGCGCCACTCTGGTTCCTGCCGCGGCGATTCCTGTTTCCATTGTCGGCACCTTTGGGGCTCTGTTGGCCCTCGGTCTCAATATCAACACCATCTCTCTGTTTGCACTTATCCTCGCCATCGGACTGGTGGTGGATGATGCCATTGTTGTGGTGGAAAATGTCTATCGCATCATGGAAGAGGAAGGGCTGGAGCCGAAACCCGCCACCATCAAGGCCATGTCTCAGGTGACCGGGCCGATTATTGCCACCACCCTGGTGCTGTTGGCGATCTTTGTGCCCGTTGCGTTTATGCCGGGCATCACCGGGCTGCTCTACAAACAGTTCGGTGTCACTTTGTGTGTCTCAGTTTTGATTTCGTCATTGTGCGCCCTGACCTTGAGTCCGGCCATGTGCAGCGTGATCCTCAAGCGTGCCCAGCCGCACAAAAGGGGTCCCCTGGCGTGGTTTAACAACTATCTCGATTTCTCAAGGAATACCTATATCTCCCTTGTTGCCTGGTTGATCCGCAAAGCGACGGTCGGGGTTGTCTTGTTTCTTCTCATCGCTGCTGGAGCCTGGTATCTGGCGGAACGGACGCCCACCAGCTTCCTTCCTCAGGAAGATAAGGGCGGCTTTCTTGTTGATGTGCAGTTGCCCGAAGGGGCAACTCTGGAGCGCACCACTGAGGTGACCTCCGAGGCCACCCGACGTCTTCTGGAAATGGAAGGGGTGGAACGCGTTCTTGCGATAGATGGTTTCAGTCTGCTGAGTGGAAAGGCGGAAAACGTCGGTTTTGTTATCGCCGATCTGGACCCCTGGGACAAGCGCACCCGTAGTGATCTGCAACTGAATGCCATGGTGCAGAAAGTCAGTGCTGAACTGAACAGTATCTCCACGGCGAGTATCCGTGCCTTTGTTCCGCCTCCCATTCAGGGGCTGGGCGTAACGGGCGGATTTGACTTCCGCCTGCAGGCTCTTGAAGACCAGCCGCCGCAGGAGCTTGCCGCAGTCGCCATGGGTCTGGTGGGCGCGGCCAATCAGCATCCGATGCTCTCCATGGTCTACACCACCTACAGTGCCGATACTCCACAGTTGTGGCTGAATCTGAAACGTACCCGCATGGAGGAACTCGGTGTTTCCGCGGCGAAGTTGTTCTCGACCCTGAACCAGCATCTGGGCTCTCAGTATGTCAATGACTTCAATCTCTATGGGCGTACCTATCAGGTTAAGGTGCGTGCCAAGGAGAACTTCCGTAAAAATCAGGAAGACGTCAAAGATCTGTATGTGACCAGTGTTGACGGCAAAGAGGTCCCGGTGGAAAATCTTCTGGATATCTCCACGATTCTCGGGGCAAAGAGTGTCAATCGTTACAACCAGTTCACCAGCCTGACCATCAACGGTCAGGCCGCGCCGGGCTATTCTTCGGAGCAGGCGATGGAAGCGATGGCGCAACTGGCAAAAGAACATCTGCCGCCCGGGTATGCGTTTGAATGGTCGACCATGTCGTTTCAGGAACAGACGGCCAGTGGTACTGTGGGGTATCTGTTTGCTCTGGCGTTGATCTTTGCCTACCTCTTCCTGGTGGCCCAGTATGAAAGCTGGAACCTGCCGTTAAGTATCGTGCTCTCGGTCATTGTTGCGACCTGCGGCGCTTTTGTCGGCCTGATGATTACCGGTCTGCCCATGTCCATCTACGCCCAGATCGGCATGGTGCTCCTCGTCGGACTTGCGGCGAAGAACGCGATTCTCATCGTCGAGTTTGCCCGTGATCGTAAAGAGGAAGGAATCCGCACCCGGGATGCCGCGATTGAGGGGGCAAAGTTACGCTTTCGTGCGGTGTTGATGACCGCTCTTACTTTTATCCTTGGGGTTGCCCCCCTGGTTTGGGCAATGGGGGCCGGTTCGGAAAGCCGCCGACATATCGGGGTGGTCGTTTTTTCCGGTATGATTGCGGCGTCAACCATCGCGCTCTTCATTATTCCGGTGCTGTATTATCTGTTCCAGAGTTTGCGGGATAAATCTTCGGCCTGGAAACAGCGTCGCCGTGAACGACTCGCCAATCGATCTCTTTAG
- a CDS encoding efflux transporter outer membrane subunit, which produces MDRHAIQDMTHPPCKAAVRWLTFLFVALTVSACAVGPDYSRIDPAAQEKWYAAMEKGLEATTLAESDLASWWSVFEDPLLQQLEERAIKGNLELKTAFSRLQQARINRGLSRADFWPTLTAEGNVQRQRSSENMGNSTGAENDWYMAGLDATWELDLFGSIRRSVESAQAELEASSADMHGVLTSLTAEVALNYIELRTYQQRLQVALNNIATQKKTYDLNNSRFKAGLIDELDLQQSLRNLEQTKAQVSGLEAAIRAAENNLSVLLGQVPGALREEFASVGVIPEVPVQVAVGIPAEAMRRRPDIRSAERLLAAQSARIGVATAELYPKLRLLGTIGLEALNSGSDFFHSASQFWGIGPGVSWNVFQGKALRLNVDLQEEKYTEALLQYNATILQAQQEIEDALTAYAKEQIREEHLAKAVEAARRTEWLARDRYNAGLVDFYNVLEAQRALLELEDELIQSKGEVAANMTRVYKALGGGWQGIAFESH; this is translated from the coding sequence ATGGATAGACACGCAATACAGGATATGACGCATCCCCCTTGCAAGGCGGCCGTGCGTTGGTTGACCTTTCTTTTTGTCGCCCTGACCGTGAGTGCTTGCGCAGTGGGACCCGATTACTCAAGGATCGATCCGGCAGCCCAGGAGAAGTGGTACGCTGCCATGGAGAAAGGGCTTGAAGCGACCACCCTTGCAGAAAGTGATCTTGCCTCATGGTGGTCGGTATTCGAAGATCCGTTGCTGCAGCAATTGGAGGAACGCGCCATTAAGGGCAACCTGGAGCTTAAAACCGCGTTTTCCCGGCTGCAGCAAGCTCGTATTAATCGAGGATTGAGCCGGGCCGATTTCTGGCCGACGCTAACTGCCGAGGGAAATGTACAGCGCCAACGCAGCAGTGAAAATATGGGTAATTCGACGGGCGCTGAAAACGACTGGTACATGGCCGGACTTGACGCCACGTGGGAGCTTGATCTGTTCGGGAGTATCCGTCGCTCGGTAGAAAGCGCCCAGGCCGAGCTGGAAGCGAGCAGTGCGGACATGCATGGCGTGCTGACCAGCCTTACTGCCGAAGTCGCTCTGAACTATATTGAGTTGCGTACATATCAGCAACGCCTCCAGGTTGCTTTGAACAACATTGCAACCCAGAAAAAAACCTACGATCTCAACAATTCACGCTTCAAAGCAGGGTTGATCGATGAGCTTGATCTGCAACAGTCGCTACGCAACCTGGAACAGACCAAGGCCCAGGTTTCAGGTTTGGAAGCGGCTATCCGCGCTGCGGAGAACAATCTAAGCGTGTTGCTGGGCCAGGTTCCGGGTGCACTGCGTGAAGAGTTCGCCTCCGTGGGCGTCATCCCCGAAGTACCTGTCCAGGTGGCAGTGGGAATCCCTGCAGAGGCTATGCGTCGGCGTCCCGATATCCGTAGCGCAGAACGGCTGTTGGCGGCGCAGAGTGCACGCATCGGGGTTGCCACGGCCGAACTTTACCCCAAGCTGCGTCTCCTCGGTACGATCGGTCTGGAAGCTCTTAACTCCGGGAGTGATTTTTTTCATTCTGCAAGTCAGTTTTGGGGGATCGGCCCAGGGGTCTCATGGAATGTCTTTCAAGGCAAAGCTCTGCGCTTGAATGTCGATCTCCAGGAAGAAAAATACACTGAGGCGTTGCTGCAGTACAATGCCACCATCTTGCAAGCCCAGCAGGAAATCGAGGATGCACTCACCGCCTACGCGAAGGAACAGATACGCGAGGAGCATCTCGCCAAAGCGGTGGAAGCTGCACGACGAACCGAATGGCTTGCGCGTGATCGTTACAACGCCGGGCTCGTGGATTTTTATAATGTTCTTGAGGCTCAGCGTGCTCTGCTCGAACTTGAAGATGAACTGATTCAGAGCAAGGGCGAAGTCGCCGCAAATATGACCAGGGTGTATAAAGCACTTGGAGGCGGTTGGCAGGGGATTGCGTTCGAAAGTCATTGA
- a CDS encoding IS481 family transposase, with protein sequence MPWKEVKPMEQKLLFIADHLRRVANFSTLCKSYGISRRTGYKWLNRYRQLGLDGLQNQSRCPKTNPLKTPYCVREAIIKVRREYKDPPGAKKIKVLLEQEHPDWDIPSKTTIHKILLEAELITPSKSRRRVPVHPQPFAPVDKPNQVWSADFKGQFKTADGKWCYPLTIMDHHSRYLLACRTLSATTTDDTMAIFDQLFRQYGLPERIRTDNGAPFASSGLAGLSHLSKWWIRLGIAPERIMPGKPQQNGRHERMHSTLKKAAITPAAGNAQQQQKAFDHFIDTYNHKRPHESLGQKTPATVYVTSSKNMPEQLPELDYPAHFNICLVNHNGVIYHLKHRVYIACLLKGEKVGLEQTSDTQWNVYFANIKLGHFDMSDITTDRNGYISLNV encoded by the coding sequence ATGCCCTGGAAAGAGGTTAAACCTATGGAACAGAAGCTGCTCTTTATCGCCGATCACCTGCGGCGTGTCGCTAACTTCTCAACGCTCTGCAAATCTTATGGCATCAGTCGCCGCACAGGGTATAAGTGGCTCAATCGTTATCGCCAATTGGGACTTGATGGTCTCCAGAATCAATCGCGCTGCCCTAAAACCAACCCCTTAAAAACGCCCTATTGTGTTCGAGAGGCGATCATCAAGGTCCGTCGCGAGTACAAAGATCCTCCTGGAGCAAAGAAGATCAAGGTGTTGCTTGAACAAGAACACCCTGATTGGGATATCCCATCGAAGACAACCATCCATAAAATCCTCCTGGAGGCTGAACTGATTACGCCCAGCAAGTCTCGTCGGCGCGTTCCTGTTCACCCGCAACCTTTTGCTCCGGTTGATAAACCTAACCAGGTCTGGTCTGCAGACTTCAAAGGGCAGTTCAAGACCGCTGATGGCAAATGGTGTTATCCCCTTACCATCATGGATCATCACAGCCGTTATCTACTGGCCTGTCGTACGTTAAGTGCGACAACAACAGATGATACCATGGCGATCTTTGATCAATTATTTCGGCAATATGGCTTGCCGGAGCGTATTCGCACCGATAATGGTGCGCCGTTTGCCAGTAGTGGGCTTGCCGGATTATCCCACCTATCCAAGTGGTGGATTCGTCTGGGGATCGCCCCGGAACGCATTATGCCAGGGAAGCCGCAACAGAACGGACGTCATGAACGGATGCATTCCACCCTCAAAAAGGCTGCCATCACGCCTGCCGCTGGTAATGCCCAACAACAGCAAAAAGCGTTCGACCACTTTATTGACACCTATAACCATAAACGGCCCCACGAAAGCCTGGGCCAAAAAACTCCAGCGACAGTTTATGTGACGTCATCGAAAAACATGCCGGAGCAGTTGCCTGAGCTGGACTATCCTGCCCATTTCAATATTTGCCTGGTCAATCACAATGGCGTCATTTATCACTTGAAGCACCGGGTTTACATCGCGTGTCTGCTCAAGGGAGAAAAAGTAGGGCTGGAGCAGACCAGTGACACACAATGGAATGTGTACTTTGCAAATATCAAACTTGGTCACTTCGACATGAGTGACATAACAACGGATCGCAACGGCTATATCAGCCTCAATGTGTAA
- a CDS encoding helicase-related protein yields MIVVDKLLLPVKGAWVRLGTDKDAPAGYVIELRNFQSEAQAKVKWHRSNKSDWVPVEKLRNGFKLGMDVIDVPYSRVRQSLGEGVVVDLRNLGGRDQVLVDFLEKGDRRWLPYENLKQVKGVRHRYLTASLGKFRSAEKFRLRSLAYALELWNENTGSLSHLDIDPLPHQIHLVHHILASGNLNWLVADDVGLGKTIEVGMLLSALKQRKKLQRVLLVTPAGLTKQWQDELRYKFGFEEFLIYGEDFHINEPHQWKLFDYVIGSIDRFKDEDNLVKLMQAEPWDLIVFDEAHRLSRRQYGLKFDSSQRFKLAATLRKYSDSLLLLSATPHQGKTDKFQALLELVRPEWKKEIRRVEMNPEILRYMVIRNNKSDVTDAEGNFIFQGKVTSAITVDVGKEACDFDTSLQKYLRLGYAAGKELGFTGNAIGFVMTIYRKLSASSSAAIHGALQRRLKRLLGQNEKESDFEAQDSLDFDQRFSGEREEIFDSDKTQFFDGEIELLQELISKAQFLVKNDLKLDALIQKIILPILENNPAEKILIFSEYRTTQDHLAAALGKRFGGENIELINGSMSHFERSEAIACFEDKAQFLISTEAGGEGINLQRNCHVMVNYDLPWNPMRLVQRIGRLYRYGQNKKVIVLNIHAPQTLDEQIMKLLYERISQVVKDLTSLGDEFRPGLEDDILGEIADLVDVEQILEGATLAGVSKTKEQIDDALQRASEATKKQHELFEFAASFDPNEVKGEFRVKPEHMVAFAEGMFHLLGIEILSQHFNGAVLEIRLPENITDSLPLLSSRLTITFDRVLASKRPKLHLMDLNSQLMSFLLEQAKSYAFGGKTAGIKGIKGRSILTGVLRWQNDQGQRVRQEYTALQVHEDGNVEINPDSFCEWLKHSAIDYEVLISREQCKENFVRFETAADHRLKSVSSRDLHPENRQWVSGAWCEN; encoded by the coding sequence GTGATCGTAGTGGATAAACTATTATTACCGGTTAAAGGGGCTTGGGTTCGGTTGGGCACAGATAAGGATGCTCCAGCGGGATATGTCATTGAGCTACGGAACTTCCAGTCAGAAGCGCAAGCTAAAGTAAAATGGCACCGTAGCAACAAAAGCGATTGGGTGCCAGTGGAAAAACTTCGAAACGGTTTCAAGCTGGGAATGGATGTTATTGATGTGCCTTATTCCAGAGTGCGGCAATCTTTGGGAGAAGGTGTTGTTGTTGATTTGCGTAATCTAGGGGGGCGCGATCAGGTTTTGGTTGATTTCCTTGAGAAAGGGGACAGAAGGTGGTTACCCTATGAAAACCTTAAACAGGTTAAAGGTGTGCGACACCGCTACTTGACGGCAAGTCTTGGTAAGTTCCGTAGCGCGGAAAAATTCAGGTTGCGTAGCCTCGCATATGCCCTTGAGCTTTGGAATGAAAATACCGGCTCGTTGTCTCACTTGGATATTGACCCCCTGCCTCATCAGATTCATTTGGTTCACCACATACTAGCTTCAGGAAATCTAAATTGGCTTGTAGCTGACGATGTGGGGCTGGGTAAGACTATCGAAGTAGGTATGTTGCTTTCAGCCCTTAAACAACGGAAGAAACTTCAGCGTGTTTTACTTGTGACCCCAGCGGGGCTAACCAAGCAGTGGCAGGATGAACTTCGCTATAAATTTGGGTTTGAAGAGTTTCTTATTTACGGGGAGGATTTTCATATAAATGAACCCCACCAATGGAAACTGTTCGATTATGTAATTGGATCAATTGATCGCTTCAAGGACGAGGATAACCTCGTAAAATTGATGCAGGCTGAGCCATGGGACCTAATCGTGTTTGATGAAGCTCATCGACTTAGTCGAAGACAATATGGACTTAAATTTGACTCTTCTCAGCGCTTTAAATTAGCTGCTACGTTACGCAAGTATTCTGACAGCTTATTGTTGCTCAGTGCTACCCCACACCAGGGGAAAACGGATAAATTTCAAGCTCTTTTAGAGCTAGTGCGCCCCGAGTGGAAGAAAGAAATTAGACGAGTTGAAATGAATCCGGAAATATTGCGGTATATGGTAATCCGTAATAACAAGTCGGATGTAACAGACGCTGAGGGCAATTTTATCTTCCAAGGAAAAGTCACCAGTGCAATTACAGTAGATGTGGGTAAGGAAGCTTGTGACTTTGATACGTCACTGCAAAAGTATCTAAGATTGGGCTATGCCGCAGGAAAGGAGCTGGGTTTCACGGGAAATGCAATTGGTTTTGTCATGACAATATACCGCAAACTTTCAGCATCCAGCTCTGCAGCGATACACGGGGCATTGCAGCGACGGTTAAAACGGTTGCTCGGCCAAAATGAGAAGGAAAGTGATTTTGAAGCCCAAGATAGCTTAGATTTTGACCAGCGTTTTTCGGGGGAGCGGGAGGAAATTTTTGATTCCGATAAGACACAATTTTTTGATGGTGAAATCGAGCTTCTACAGGAATTGATTTCCAAGGCACAATTTTTAGTAAAAAATGATTTGAAATTAGATGCTTTGATTCAGAAAATCATACTACCCATTCTTGAGAATAACCCCGCTGAAAAGATATTGATTTTCTCTGAATACCGTACCACTCAGGATCACTTGGCAGCAGCCCTTGGCAAGCGTTTTGGAGGTGAAAATATAGAATTAATTAATGGTTCCATGTCTCACTTCGAACGGAGTGAAGCTATAGCTTGTTTTGAGGACAAGGCACAATTTCTGATTTCTACTGAAGCTGGTGGTGAAGGGATTAATCTGCAGCGCAATTGTCACGTTATGGTGAATTATGACCTTCCTTGGAATCCTATGCGCTTAGTACAGCGGATAGGCCGTCTTTACCGCTATGGACAGAACAAAAAAGTTATTGTGCTGAATATTCATGCACCGCAAACATTAGATGAGCAGATAATGAAGCTTCTTTACGAACGTATCTCCCAAGTTGTGAAAGATCTTACATCTCTGGGTGACGAGTTTCGTCCAGGGCTTGAGGATGATATCCTTGGTGAAATCGCTGATCTTGTGGACGTGGAGCAGATTTTGGAAGGAGCAACCCTCGCTGGTGTTAGTAAAACGAAAGAGCAAATCGATGACGCATTGCAGCGTGCTAGCGAAGCAACAAAGAAACAGCACGAGCTTTTTGAGTTTGCAGCATCCTTTGACCCGAATGAAGTAAAAGGTGAATTTAGGGTTAAGCCAGAACATATGGTAGCTTTTGCAGAAGGCATGTTTCACTTATTAGGCATTGAGATATTGAGCCAGCACTTTAATGGAGCTGTTTTAGAGATACGTCTTCCAGAAAATATAACTGATTCTCTTCCGTTACTCAGCTCTCGCTTGACTATAACCTTTGATAGGGTTTTAGCGTCCAAAAGACCAAAATTACATCTTATGGATCTGAACTCTCAATTAATGTCTTTCCTTCTGGAGCAGGCTAAATCCTATGCCTTTGGCGGTAAGACGGCGGGAATCAAAGGCATTAAGGGAAGGTCCATCCTTACGGGCGTACTGAGATGGCAAAATGACCAAGGGCAGAGAGTGCGTCAGGAATATACAGCGCTTCAGGTTCATGAGGATGGTAATGTTGAGATAAACCCAGATAGCTTTTGTGAATGGCTCAAACACTCTGCCATAGACTACGAAGTGTTGATTTCAAGAGAACAATGTAAAGAGAATTTTGTGCGATTTGAAACCGCTGCAGATCATCGTTTGAAGTCTGTAAGTAGCCGTGATTTGCATCCAGAAAATAGACAATGGGTCTCAGGAGCATGGTGCGAAAATTGA